The following proteins are co-located in the Candida dubliniensis CD36 chromosome 3, complete sequence genome:
- a CDS encoding gamma-glutamyl phosphate reductase, putative (Similar to S. cerevisiae PRO2;~In S. cerevisiae: catalyzes the second step in proline biosynthesis): MSGETIAKSANSAFALLKTLTNEQRSLALQKIHDSLLKNKEKILESNKLDMEIAKSQNLSSSLIKRLNLLNPGKFESMLQGILDVSNLPDPIGEITLAKKLDEGLNLYRVTAPIGVLLIIFESRPEVIANITALAIKSGNSAILKGGKESYQTFKIMSEIINQTLKNETNVPNNSIQLIQSREDVADLLNQDKYIDLIIPRGSNELVRNIKSNTKIPVLGHADGICSIYVDNKFDIKKAKKIIIDSKTNYPAGCNSVEQLLINSHISQQEIIEILQNLIANKVTIHVTPEIKFFLGDFLTGEYIKDIESDSFDKEYLSFDISVKLVDNVDEAIKHINKHSSKHTDCIITEDKFTAEKFLKSIDSAGIYWNASTRFADGFRYGFGTEVGISTNKIHARGPVGLEGLMSYQYQLKGDGHIVGEYVGGGGNKLFIHEDLSSI; the protein is encoded by the coding sequence ATGTCAGGAGAAACTATAGCTAAATCAGCAAATTCTGCCTTTGCTTTATTAAAAACTTTAACTAATGAACAAAGATCATTAGCTTTACAAAAAATTCATGattctttattaaaaaataaagaaaaaattcttgaatcaaataaattagaTATGGAAATTGCTAAATCTCAAaatttatcttcatcattaattaaaagattaaatttattaaatccaGGGAAATTTGAATCTATGTTACAAGGAATATTAGATGTTTCTAATTTACCTGATCCAATTGGGGAAATCACTTTAGCTAAAAAATTAGATGAAGGATTAAATTTATATCGAGTAACTGCTCCTATTGGagtattattaattatatttgaaaGTCGTCCTGAAGTTATTGCTAATATAACTGCTTTAGCTATTAAATCAGGAAATTCTGCCATATTAAAAGGTGGTAAAGAATCTTATCAAACATTTAAAATTATGagtgaaattattaatcaaactttaaaaaatgaaactaaTGTACCAAATAATTCTAtacaattgattcaaagtAGAGAAGATGTTgctgatttattaaatcaagataaatatattgatttaattattcCTCGTGGATCTAATGAATTAGTTCgaaatattaaatcaaatactaAAATCCCAGTATTGGGTCATGCTGATGGTATTTGTTCTATTtatgttgataataaatttgatattaaaaaggctaaaaaaattattattgattcaaaaacaaattatccTGCTGGATGTAATTCAGTGGAACAATTACTTATAAATTCTCATATATCccaacaagaaattattgaaattttacaaaatttaATTGCTAATAAAGTTACAATTCATGTTACTccagaaattaaattttttttaggtgATTTTTTAACAGGAGAATATattaaagatattgaatccgattcatttgataaagaatatctttcatttgatatttCGGTGAAATTAGTTGataatgttgatgaagCCATTAAACATATTAATAAACATTCATCAAAACATACTGATTGTATAATTACAGAAGATAAATTTACAGCTgagaaatttttgaaaagtaTTGATTCTGCTGGTATTTATTGGAATGCATCTACTAGATTTGCTGATGGATTTAGATATGGATTTGGTACTGAAGTTGGTATTAGTACTAATAAAATCCATGCTAGAGGACCCGTTGGATTAGAAGGATTAATGAgttatcaatatcaattaaaagGTGATGGTCATATAGTTGGAGAATATGTTGGTGGAGGAggtaataaattatttattcatgAAGATTTATCTTCTATCTAA